The Pelecanus crispus isolate bPelCri1 chromosome 7, bPelCri1.pri, whole genome shotgun sequence genome includes a window with the following:
- the LOC104028366 gene encoding LOW QUALITY PROTEIN: olfactory receptor 2AP1-like (The sequence of the model RefSeq protein was modified relative to this genomic sequence to represent the inferred CDS: inserted 3 bases in 2 codons; deleted 1 base in 1 codon; substituted 1 base at 1 genomic stop codon): MSATEKQNQTYITEFILLQSSDLPDLQVALFLLFLVIYMVTMMGNILTLVSVVANQHLHTPMYFFLVGRNSMSCLETCYSSTILPKLLASFLTCDRSISYSSCMTQFFIFAFLVGVGYYLLVVMSYDXYLAVCKPLRYVTIMNCKLCIALAAGPWLSGFMVSXVITLLMSQMVYCDCSEIDHFFCDFSSVIKCSCSGTFLIEVVTSLMSATCTMLPFLLTVASYILIIIITLRITSATGRQKAFSTCSTHLIVVITFYSTLILVYMLPKTYKFTAFNXLFSVIYTVVTPTVNPFIYTLRNRSQMSLGERSPGIYGFI, translated from the exons ATGTcagctacagaaaagcaaaaccaaacctacATTACAGAATTCATCCTCCTGCAATCCAGTGATTTACCTGACCTTCAGGTTGCTCTATTCCTGCTCTTCCTGGTGATCTACATGGTGACAATGATGGGGAACATTCTCACCCTCGTGTCGGTGGTGGCTAATCAGCATCTCCACACCCCAATGTATTTCTTCCTC GTAGGAAGAAATAGCATGTCCTGCTTGGAGACATGCTACAGCTCTACCATCCTGCCCAAGCTGCTGGCCAGCTTCCTGACATGTGACAGAAGTATTTCCTATAGCAGCTGCATGACACAGtttttcatatttgcttttctaGTTGGGGTAGGGTATTATCTCCTGGTGGTGATGTCTTATGATTGATACTTAGCAGTATGCAAACCTTTACGTTATGTCACCATAATGAATTGTAAGCTTTGCATAGCACTAGCTGCAGGGCCCTGGTTAAGTGGTTTTATGGTCA TTGTTATCACATTGTTGATGTCACAGATGGTGTACTGTGATTGCAGTGAGATTGACCATTTCTTCTGTGATTTCTCCTCTGTGATAAAATGCTCCTGCAGTGGCACATTTCTGATAGAAGTTGTAACATCTTTGATGTCTGCTACCTGTACTATGCTGCCCTTTCTTCTCACTGTAGCATCCTATATTTTAATCATCATCATAACCCTAAGAATCACTTCAGCTACAGGGAGGCAAAAGGCATTTTCTACATGCTCCACTCACCTCATTGTGGTCATTACTTTCTATTCAACTCTCATCCTTGTCTACATGTTACCAAAAACTTACAAATTCACAGCTTTTAA ATTGTTCTCTGTAATCTACACTGTGGTGACACCCACGGTGAATCCATTTATCTACACCTTAAGAAATAGAAGTCAGATGAGCCTTGGGGAAAGAAGTCCAGGCATTTATGGATTTATATAA